Proteins from a genomic interval of Gadus macrocephalus chromosome 2, ASM3116895v1:
- the LOC132449507 gene encoding LOW QUALITY PROTEIN: uncharacterized protein LOC132449507 (The sequence of the model RefSeq protein was modified relative to this genomic sequence to represent the inferred CDS: deleted 1 base in 1 codon), with amino-acid sequence MCPCGIVNSVKFNLRAESPRDYADMLLSFKHLPNVLIYDFARGLVTHTNLREPETIPFRPHEGRLAEATPTNLKSAEKGELEINLPWLKLKKEHADINAHPSTVSSDHFALYDIFHEGNTKDPKDCLRKIGLVPELRGWVNSQTAEQFSSKMRKNNYFMNMMSPGSHVFLMRSVIHHHNVMVNKKILTDLRNNVSEDIALDQTGKAIMGAYR; translated from the exons ATGTGCCCTTGTGGTATTGTAAATTCGGTCAAATTCAATTTGAGAGCAGAAAGTCCACGGGATTATGCTGACATGCTACTCTCCTTTAAACACCTGCCAAATGTGTTGATCTACGACTTTGCCAGGGGGTTGGTTACTCACACCAACTTGCGTGAGCCTGAAACAATACCATTCAGGCCACATGAAGGGCGACTGGCTGAAGCAACACCAACAAATCTCAAGTCTGCTGAGAAAGGTGAATTAGAAATCAACCTACCCTGGCTGAAGTTGAAGAAGGAGCATGCAGACATAAATGCACACCCAAGTACAGTATCTTCAGACCACTTTGCACTGTACGACATTTTCCATGAAGGC AACACTAAGGATCCAAAAGATTGCCTTCGAAAAATTGGCCTTGTCCCTGAACTCCGTGGCTGGGTGAACTCTCAGACAGCTGAGCAATTTTCCTCaaaaatgagaaaaaataaCTACTTTATGAACATGATGTCTCCAGGAAGCCATGTCTTTCTCATGCGATCTGTGATACACCACCACAATGTGATGGTTAACAAGAAGATATTGACAGACCTTCGGAATAATGTATCAGAGGACATTGCTCTTGATCAGACTGGAAAGGCTATAATGGGTGCGTATCGTTAA